In Opitutaceae bacterium, the sequence GGAGCCCGATACTCATCCAGCAGATCGAGATCCACGCCCTGGGATTCGTGCTGCGCAAACTCCAGCTCAACCGGCATCGCGCTGCGGAAGTCGCCAGGCACACGCACCCTTATTCGCAACTCATCCTGTACCTCGCGGGAGAAGGTGTTCAGCACATTCGCGAGCAGCGCATCTCGGCGCGCGGGGGGGATCTCTTCATCATTCCGCCCCGGGTGCGCCACGGGTTTTCAACCATCGGCCAGAGCCGTCCGCTCTGTCTCGTGCTCGACTACCAGACGCCGAAAAAGCGCCTCCGCGCCGTGCACCGCAGGCTCCCTCAGCACACCTTGAGCGAGCTGCACAGCCTGCTCGCCCAGGTTCCGACCAAGGGCCGTCCGGCCCTGTCGGACTACCCCGCAATCATCGCAGTCATCGCCCGCCTGCTGGAACCCGCCAAAGCGGAACCCGCTCCGCAAATTGCCCCGCGCAGCTTGTTTGACCGGGTGAAGGCGCGGCTGCGTGAGTCCGTCCGGCTGTCCGATGTCGCAAGGGAATCGGGCTATGCGCGCGACGCTCTGAGTCGGCGACTCAAACGCGACCACGGACTGGGTCTTCGCGGAGTGCGCGACCTCGTCCGGCTGGAGGCGGCCCAAGCCGCCCTGCGGGCAAAAATCCCCGTGTCCGACGCCGCAAGCCAGGCAGGATTCGATGATCCGAACTACTTTGCGCGCTGGTTTCGGCGCAAGACCGGCATGACCCCGAGCCGATGGAAACGGCAGTCGCAGAAGCCTCTGGTCCGTTTCACCTCAGCCTGAGTCCATCGGCCTTTGAGGGTGCTCAACAAGGGACTCGATCAAAGCTCGAAACGACGCACTAGGGCAGCCGAATCGTCACCTCGTGCAGCGTGCCGCTGAACGCAAAGGGCAGGGCATACGCGTCACTCACCGGAGAGCCAAAGCCCCGCCCGACACCAAACGCCCCCCAAAACGCCGAGTTCAGGGAAAGCGCCACTGATCCAGATCCCACCCCCCGCCCGTCGACCAGCAGTGTGCCTCTGCCCGCGCTTCGAATGCCTGGGCTCCCAGGGGACCGCTCCTGCTCAACGAACTCGAATCCGACGGTGCATCGTCCCTTCGGCAGCAGTTCCTGCGAGGTGATGATCGTCCGGCCGCCTCCATACTCGTGGCTCTCATAGAACAGTCGGCCTTCCTGCGCATAAAGCACGAACCCGGACCACCGGCAGCCCCAGGACACCAGGATCCCGGACGTCAGTTGATCAGTGATCGTGACATCGGCAGTGATCCGATGCGTTCGAAGAAAATTTGGCGCGGCGATGCCCAGCAGGCGCGGCGATCCGGCCGGGAACCGGACAATTTCGGTGCCAGGCGTCGACGCATAACCGGTGCCAGTCAAATGGGTGTGCATGTCCAGCGCACGCAAAGGCAGGACGTTGTTCGCGGCAGCCTCCGCATCGAACAGCGCCCGCAGATCCGCCAGCTTCTCCGGATGCATGGCAGCCAAGTCCCGCGCCTGGCTGAAATCGGCCGCCACATGATACAGTTCCCATGGGTCGGCCTTGAATGGCTTGCCGCCTCGGTGTCGCGCGGCTGCCACCCATCCGTCATGGTAAATGGAACGATTGCCCCACATCTCAAAATACTGCGTTTTGCGGCGCGACGGCGCGTCCGCCTGAGTGAAGGTCGCGTCAAAACTCAGGCCGTCGAGGGGAATGGTTTTCTCCCCATTGTGGGTCGCCGGAAATTCGACGCCGGCCGCGGCATAGATTGTGGCGGCGACATCGGAGACATTGGTAAACTGACTTCTCAGGCCACCGACATCCTTGATGCGGGCAGGCCATGACACCACCAGGGGATTGCGCAATGCCCCAAAGTGCGAGGCAAAGGATTTGTACCATTGGAACGGGGCGCCCACAGCCCACGCCCATCCGGTGGGTATACCCGTCAGGAGCTGCGCTTCACCGAGTTCGTCCAGTCTCCGTAGAGTGGCCGCCGGCGTCCCGGCCAGCGGTGGACCGGGACTCCCTCCGTTGTCTCCGAATATGTAGAATATGAGCGTGTTCTCGCCGCCGGGACCAGCCCGCACCGCCTCAATCAGGCGATTCACCTCGTGATCCGTGTGGGAGACAAAGCCTGCGTAGGCCTCCATTTCAGATGCATTGATTTTCTTCTGCTCCGACGTGAGCGAATCCCATGCAGGAAGACCGGAGGGTCGAGGCGTCAGCCCGGCATCCGCAGGGATCACTCCCAGCTTCTTCTGGCGTTGAAAAACCTCCTCGCGATACCTGTCCCAGCCCTGATCGAATCGCCCGCGATAGCGCTCAATCCATTCCGCCGGAACGTGAATCGGGAAATGAACCGCGGCGGAGGCAAAATAGAGGAAAAACGGGCGGGCCGGGGCCGTCCTCCGCTGCGCCTTGACCCAGGCGATGGCCTCGTTGGTCAGGTCAGTCGTGAGATGGTAGCGCCGCCCCGTCGTGGATGTCGGTTCGACTGGCGTCGTATTGCGATACAGCGAATGGGGCTCCCACAGGGAGGTCGCCCCCGGCTGCATGAATCCATAGAAGTAATCAAACCCAAGCCGGGTCGGCCAGCGGTCGAACGGCCCGGAGGGCGACATTTCCTCCCAAGGCGTATTGTGCCACTTGCCGATGGCCGCGGTGGCATAGCCGTTCCGATGCAGCACGTCAGCGATCGAAGGGACATTGCTTTTCCACCGGCAGTCGTAGCCGGGTCCCTTCCCCGCCCTGTCGGTCAGCGTGCCAAAACCTGCATGATGGGGATTGAGGCCCGTCAGCAGCGCGGCCCGCGTCGCCGTGCAAATCGCCGCCACATGGAAATTGTTGTACCGGAGGCCCTCCGCCGCCAGCCTGTCGAATCCAGGCGTCCGTGCGGCGCCACCGAAGGCGCTCGGATCGGAGAATCCCGCGTCGTCGATCAAAATGACGACAATGCTGGGTTCCGCCACCGCCGGCGCCGGAGCGGAAAACAGCGCGGAGATCCCGCAACCCCAGAAGCTCAGGGCGCCTGCAAACCATCGCCGGAATGGAGGGATGCTTTTCATGGCAAACCGGCGGTCAGGACGAAGCGATGAGTGACATGGGCGGGAGAACTCGTCGCAGCGGGGAGCACTGTCCTCGCACGCCCGGCCAGTCATGCCGCCACGGCATCCGTGTGTCGACACTTTTCCGTCCCGGACCGCCGGTTTCCCGCGCCCCTCATTCTCGCCGACCCGGGGCGCCAGCCGCGCGCCGTTCCGCCGGAAATCCGGCTGAAATGAAGTTAAGTGTGGACACTTGTGACGGTTTCACGTTCGCTCCGGCGAGATCACCAAACCGCGCGGCGCAATCCGCCGCGCACGCCCGCCCCCCATGAGACTCGCCCGCAAGAAAACCCTCGTCACCGGAGCCGCCAGCGGCATCGGAAAAGCCATCGCCCTGCGCTTCGCCGCCGAAGGCGCCCAGGTCGCAATACTGGACATCAACGACCCCGCCGCCAGGGCGGTGGCCGACCAGATCAACGCGGCCGGCGGCAGAGCCTGCGCCTGCCATTGCGATGTCGGTCAGTCCGCCGAGGTCCAGGCCGCGTTCGACCAGGCCGTCGCCTTCCTCGGCGGCCTCGATATTCTGGTCAACAACACCGGCATCATCCGCCAGTCGGCCGTCGTGAACATGCCCGAGGCGGAGTGGGACCTGATCATCCGCACCAACCTGAAGAGCGTCTTCCTGTGCACCCAGCGGGGCCTGCGGGAGATGATCAAGTGCGGGAGCCGCGGGCGAATCATCGCCATTTCCAGCATCCATGCCGTCCTGAGCGAGCCCAACTGCGGGCACTATACCGCGGCAAAGGGCGGCATCGAGGCCTTCATCCGCACGGTTGCCACCGAGGCGGCCCCCCACGGCATCACCGCCAACTTCATCCGCCCGGGCGCAACCTTCACCGAACTGACGACGCCCATGTACACGGATTCCGTGAAGCGCGCGCTTTTCGAACGCGTGCCGATGCGGGAGATCGCCGAAGCCGGCTGGATCGCCAGCGGCGCGGTTTTTCTGGCGAGCGACGAATCGCGCTACATGACCGGCCAGCATCTGACAATCGACGGCGGGTATGTGATGGACGGCTCGCTCCCGGGCGCGAAGTACTGGGAGAAATAGACTCTGCCGCCGCTCCTCACCGCCTCCATCACGACATGCCAAACTACCTCGACATCAGCATCCCCACCTCCCCCGCCACCACGGTGTTCCCGGGCGACCCTGCGCCGGATTTCCACTGGCCGGGCTGGACCCACGAGAAGGGGAATCCCGCCAACGTGGGATTCTACCGCGGAGGCCTGCATCATGGAACGCATGTCGACGCTCCGTGGCACTTCATCAAGGGCGGCCGGCGACTCGACGAGATGCCGCTCAAACACTGGGTCGGCCCCTGCGAAGTGCTCGATCTCCGGCACCTCGATCGCTGCGTGGACGCGGCGGCGCTCGAACGTGCGGGCATCGCCCCGGATACCAAGCGCCTGCTTTTCCGCACCCGCAACGGTGAAATCAACTACTGGGAGCAGCCGTGGAATCCGAACTTCATCTATATTTCTGATTCCGCCGCCCGGTGGTGCACGAAGCGCGGCATCCTGCTCGTGGGACTCGACTACCTCACGATCGATCCCCCAACGGAGCCCACCTTTCCCGCTCACATGGAGCTGCTCGGCAAGGGGACGCTCATCCTCGAAAACATCTGTCTTCGCGAAATTCCGGCCGGCCGCTATGAACTGCTGGCCGCACCAGTGAAGCTGGTCGGGGTCGACGGAGGCTGGTGCCGGGCCTTGCTTCGCTCCCTCTAAACCGCGTCCGCGAATCCCACCGACCGTTCGGCGGTTGCAGCCGCAACGGCGGACTTTCTTGAACCGCGGGTTCCAGGCACCCTCCGGGTTTCAGGTCTATGACCCCATTCCTCTCCCTCATTTGCGACTCCTCCATGTTTTCACTGAACGAAAAAAACACTCTCATCACCGGCGCAGGCTCAGGTATCGGCACCGCCATCGCAGCGCTGTTCGCCAAAGCCGGCGCATTCGTTTACGCCGCCGACATCGACCACGCGGCTGCAGAAGCCCAGGCGAATGCCATCCGCGCCGCCGGTGGCCGGGCTGAAGCACTTGGACTCGATGTGACCCAGGAAACCTCCTGCGCCGAGGCTGCACGGCTGGTCTCCAAGCGGCACGAGGCACTGGATGTGTTGGTCAACAACGCGGGCATAGGCAGCGTGGGAACGCTGCTGGAAGCCACCGGCGCGGATCTCGACCGACTCTATGCCGTGAATGTGCGGGGCATGTTCAATGTCACCAAGGCTTTCCTCCCAGCCATGGTGGAGCGCCATTCGGGGAATATCATCAACATGGCATCCATAGGCGGTGTCGTCGGCATACGCGACCGTGTCGCCTATTGCACAACGAAGTTCGCTGTCGTCGGTTTCACAAAGTGCCTGGCGCTCGATCACGCTGCCGCCGGCATCCGAAGCAATTGCATCTGCCCCGGTCGCGTCGAAACTCCCTTTGTAAAGGCGCGCCTGCAGGAGTACGCCGACCCCGAGGCGGCCTGCCGTTCCATGGCATCCACCCAGCTTTTTGGCCGGATGATCCGGCCTGACGAAATCGCCGCCGCCGCCCTCTACCTGGCAGCTCCGGAATCCCACATGGTGACTGGCACCACATTTCTCATTGAATGCGGCTGGACCGCGGGAAAATGACCGCCAGCCGACGGCTTACGTCCCGGCGTCGCTGCCATGCAGGGCTGCCAGTCTCCGCCTCAGGTATTTGGCGGAGGACCGAATGTGATGCCGCAGCGCCTTCCGGGTCGTGGGAAGGTCCTTGCGACGAAGTGCGGCGAGGATGGCCTGGTGTTCCTCAATCGAATTCCGCAGGGCCGTCTCATCCCTGGCCACGATCTGCTGAAGGATTTCGATGAAAGTCCAAAGTTGGTCGATGGCCTGCTGCAACCACCGATTGCTGCAGTGGCCGATCCACAACTGGTGCAGTTCCGCATCCACGTTGTGCGCGGACCGCCGCCTGGTTTTCTTTTCCAGGCTGCGTTCGAGGCTCTCAACGCGCTTGCAGAGCACGTCCACCTTGTCTGCCGGTATTGCCTCGAACGCCTGCTCCAGGGCGATGACCTCAAGCACCTCGCGAAACGAGTATAGATTCATTGCGTCCCGCGCTGTCAGGAGCCTGACGAGCGGTGCCCGATTCGGTCGAAGTTCCACGAGTCCCAAGGCGGCCGCCTGACGGACCGCCTCGCGCACCGGCGTGCGGCTCACGCCCCACTCTTTCGCCAGTCGCGCTTCCCGAAGCGGGTGCCCCGGCTTGATTTTCCAGGTTACGATCGACCCGATAAGCCGGTCGGAAACCCCTTCAGACAATTCCGTCGTTCGTTTTGCTTTCACTGGCTCGTGGGCGGCATTCACCTGCTGGGGACGCAGCCATCTGTTTCGCAGCCGGATGCGGATTCACTCAGGCTTCTTCGTGCACTGCGCCGCCGCCCCATCCGGCAGCGGCGGAGTCGGTCCCACGCCAGCGGGTGGCAGCGTGCCGTCCAGTTCCTGGCGCCAGTGCGCGACGTCGCCACCGGGGCAGTAAATGTACATCATGTGGAGCGGTTCGTCGCCGGTATTGGTCAGTTGATGAAAAACTGTCGGCGGAAGGAACACCGCCTGTCCGGCTGAGATCTCCCGGCGCTCGCTCCCCACGCATATCTCGCCCGTGCCCTCGATGATCATGTAGACTTCCTCCTGCTCCTGATTGTGCCAGGGCACCTGGCCTCCTCGAGGTTCGAGCACCACATAACCCATGGCGAATCCCTTCGCCGCAATCGGCTGACCGGCCTGCCCAACCATTCCCCTGGTCCAACGACGAGCAGGAAACGTGCGACCCGGTATCTTGGCAATGTCTGCAATAATCATGGTCATGCGAGCCCGCCACACAAACGTTCATGTGGCACGCATAAAATGCAGCCGGCGCCTCCACGATTGGCGCCAATGCACTCCCAAGACTAAGGGCGTGTGCAAAATTTAATTCCCACTTTCGTTTGGCAGGAGAGTGTAGTTCCAATCGGGGAGCACAGGGTGTCGATGAAGACTGATTTTGTCGATTTGGTCCGGGGCGAGTTTGATGCCGGTCAGGTAACGCTTGGGATTCAGTTCGCAGGCGACGGTGAGCCCGGAATCGGTGCGGGTCTGGCGGATGAGACGCACGATCGTCGCATGGTCGCGCAGCGGCTGGCCGGCCCATTGTTTGCTGATTTCGGAGAACAGCCTGTGTTCGATGGGATTCCACTTGGAAGCGCCGGTGGGATAGTGGCAAACGGTGACGCACAGCGCGAAGGGGTCGACGAGCTTCGTTTGCAGGGCGTGTTTCCAGAGCCGGCAACTGGCGCCGTTGCTGCCGCCATTGTCTGCGAGGATGAGCAAGCGGGATGCGTTGGGATAGCGGCGACGGCCGTCGTGCAGCCACCAGTGCCGGATCGACTCGGCGGCGAAGTCAGGGGTGTTGCGGGAGGTGCCGATCGAGACGTAACCGCGATTGGCCGCGCCATCGTAGATGCCATAAGGGATGGCGATGCCCAAGCCGAGCGAAGGGAAGTCGTGGTCGTGCACCGGCAGTGGCGCGCGACTCCACACGCGGCCCGGATTCTTGAACTGGCCGACCAGTTCGCGTTTTTTGGTGTCGACGCTGATGATGGGAGCGTGCTCCGCGGTGAAGCGGCGGCGCTGCCGGGTGAGATAACGGAACTGCCGATCGCGCTCAGGACAGGACTGGCCGAGGCTCTTGCGGTTGGCGTGCAGTGCGTAACCAAGTTTTTCCAACAGGCGGCGCACCGTGTTTGGACAGACCCGCAGGTGCAGCCGGCGCAATTGCCGGCTGATCTGACGCAAACGCAGACCGGTCCACAATCCGCGCCGGCCCATCGGATCGCCGGCGGTGTCGGCGGTCAGCAGCGAGCGGAGGTTCGTCAGGATCTCCGCCGTTTTTTTTCCACCGGCTGGCGTCCGGCTCCGGCCCGGCGGACGCGCCCGTGCAATACCTGGCCGGTGAGCAGTTCGCGCCGGCCGCGTGCCACGGTCGCCGCATCCAGGCCCAGCAACCCGGCCATCCGTCGGTCCCCGCCATGACCGCGCTGCAGGCTTTCCAACCCGGCGTAGAGCCGGCGCTGCTGCTCGTCGAGCAGGCCGTAGAAAAGGGCGACTGCCGCCGGCAGTTCGTCGTCCCGGCCCTGCCTGGCCGCCCACTGCTCCTGCCAGCGGGCGCGCTCGGCGGCGCCGTGGAGGTAACGGTCCGGACAGGGCCGGCGCTGCAAGCGGTCGCGTTGCACCAGCTGGCGCAACGCATCCTTGCACGGCACGCCGACGACGGCATCCAACTCCTCGGTGAAGTACCCGGCCGGCGCCTGAGTGGTGAGCACGGCCACGGTGTCGAGCAAAGTGCCATGCCGGGAAAAACGAACGTCCTGATACGACCAAAGTCCCTGAGCATCATAACGAGCGATCGAGTGGAGAGTGTAATACGCTCCCCGATGCGAATAGCTGGTGGTGTAGTCCAGCGTGGCGAGTTTGCGGAAAACCGTGAGGTCAACCTCGGTCCCCAGCGCCGCTTTCAGTTCAGGCAAGGTGGCCACGGCCTGACGTTGGAAAACCTCGACGAGTCGCTCCGCAGAATAGTGAATCCGATTCATAATGTTAGCTTAACGCCAAAACCCGGCGAGTCGAGCGTTAATATAACATCCACTCCATCTCAATCACCACACGACCGGCCCTCGTGTTTCTCCTCTAACCGGATCCATAGATCTGCCCAGTCTTTCTTCCGAGCACGCCCGTCCAATTGTACTCTTTACGCTCCATTGAATGAAGTTATTTTTGCACACGCCCTAAGGGGCAGGTTCCGCCGGGCGGGGCGTGGTTTCGGGACCAACCCCGGAAGATGGTTCGACTGCGGTCTCGATCGCGGCGGGCACCGCCTCAGCCGTCACGCACTCCGAAACACTTTCGATCGATGGCACGGGAGCAGCCTCAGGTGGGGGCTGGGGTGTCGGTGCTGATTCAGCAATTGGATCCGAGCGCGGTTCGGGGGTGGAATCGCGGGATGGCTCCGGAGCAGGCGCTTCGGGAAAATTCTCGGGATCGTGCTCCGCGCTCTCGATCTCCTTTTTCCGCGCCTCCACCATCGCCGGCGCAGCAAACAGCCTGCCATCGAGGAACTCCGTCACATAGCCTTCCGTCACGAGCCACCGCAAGTCGCCCTGCATGCGCGTCAGCCGGTTCTGGTCCTCGGCGCTGAGCATGGTCTGATGCGGCTCCAGTCCTTCTGCTGGTTGCGCACCGGCCGCAGCCGCCGTGGGCGCCCCCGACAGCCCAAGCAGTTTGCCGGGAAGGTCACCGGCCCTCACCATGGGATTGGACTCGATGAACGCGATGAGACTTCCAATCGTCTCGGAGAACGTCTGACCCGGCACCCGGAACTTCCGTTTTACCGCGCAAACATAGCTGATCCCCTTCGAGCCCTTCTTGAAAATTGTGAATCCTTCACGGCGCAGACGACCGCGGAGCGCATTCGCAGTATCCAGCGGGAAGCGACGCTGCCGTTCGAGGGCGCCTTCAACGGAGCGGCGAATTTCTCCGGGCGGCATTGTTGCCGCAAGCGTTCCATGGAAGCGTGCATTGTCGACCGACTTGACAATTTTGTCGCGCGCCTGAGTCAAAAGGTGCAGCCGCGCCTCCTCGAACGAATCAAATGCCACGACGGGAGGGGGCTGACCTTCCACAGCCGGCGCATCCGCCTGTTTCCAAGTGTAGCGCGTGGCCTTCTTCATCTTTTCCAGCCATTGATTGACAACCTCGGCATCACGCACCGACTCGACCCGGGAGCGGTAAACCTCAAGTGACATTCCCCGGATTCTGGAGCTGAAATGCTGCTGGAGAATCTGATTGTAGCGGTGGTAGTTCGGCGGCCCAAGCAAATCGCCGGTCACTCCACAGCGGTTGACGATCAGGTAATTGCCCTTTGGCGGCTCAACCTCGACCTCCGCAATGTCAAAGAAAAGCCCAAGGTGTTTCTCAATGACATGCGCGATTGCGCTCTCTTCATTTTCAAAGGGAATTCCATCCGGGACGGAC encodes:
- a CDS encoding SDR family oxidoreductase, whose translation is MFSLNEKNTLITGAGSGIGTAIAALFAKAGAFVYAADIDHAAAEAQANAIRAAGGRAEALGLDVTQETSCAEAARLVSKRHEALDVLVNNAGIGSVGTLLEATGADLDRLYAVNVRGMFNVTKAFLPAMVERHSGNIINMASIGGVVGIRDRVAYCTTKFAVVGFTKCLALDHAAAGIRSNCICPGRVETPFVKARLQEYADPEAACRSMASTQLFGRMIRPDEIAAAALYLAAPESHMVTGTTFLIECGWTAGK
- a CDS encoding cupin domain-containing protein, which translates into the protein MIIADIAKIPGRTFPARRWTRGMVGQAGQPIAAKGFAMGYVVLEPRGGQVPWHNQEQEEVYMIIEGTGEICVGSERREISAGQAVFLPPTVFHQLTNTGDEPLHMMYIYCPGGDVAHWRQELDGTLPPAGVGPTPPLPDGAAAQCTKKPE
- a CDS encoding SDR family oxidoreductase encodes the protein MRLARKKTLVTGAASGIGKAIALRFAAEGAQVAILDINDPAARAVADQINAAGGRACACHCDVGQSAEVQAAFDQAVAFLGGLDILVNNTGIIRQSAVVNMPEAEWDLIIRTNLKSVFLCTQRGLREMIKCGSRGRIIAISSIHAVLSEPNCGHYTAAKGGIEAFIRTVATEAAPHGITANFIRPGATFTELTTPMYTDSVKRALFERVPMREIAEAGWIASGAVFLASDESRYMTGQHLTIDGGYVMDGSLPGAKYWEK
- a CDS encoding cyclase family protein encodes the protein MPNYLDISIPTSPATTVFPGDPAPDFHWPGWTHEKGNPANVGFYRGGLHHGTHVDAPWHFIKGGRRLDEMPLKHWVGPCEVLDLRHLDRCVDAAALERAGIAPDTKRLLFRTRNGEINYWEQPWNPNFIYISDSAARWCTKRGILLVGLDYLTIDPPTEPTFPAHMELLGKGTLILENICLREIPAGRYELLAAPVKLVGVDGGWCRALLRSL
- a CDS encoding ISAzo13 family transposase, whose translation is MGGQAGPGRRTAGGSRPFLRPARRAAAPALRRVGKPAARSWRGPTDGRVAGPGCGDRGTRPARTAHRPGIARARPPGRSRTPAGGKKTAEILTNLRSLLTADTAGDPMGRRGLWTGLRLRQISRQLRRLHLRVCPNTVRRLLEKLGYALHANRKSLGQSCPERDRQFRYLTRQRRRFTAEHAPIISVDTKKRELVGQFKNPGRVWSRAPLPVHDHDFPSLGLGIAIPYGIYDGAANRGYVSIGTSRNTPDFAAESIRHWWLHDGRRRYPNASRLLILADNGGSNGASCRLWKHALQTKLVDPFALCVTVCHYPTGASKWNPIEHRLFSEISKQWAGQPLRDHATIVRLIRQTRTDSGLTVACELNPKRYLTGIKLAPDQIDKISLHRHPVLPDWNYTLLPNESGN
- a CDS encoding GntR family transcriptional regulator; translated protein: MKAKRTTELSEGVSDRLIGSIVTWKIKPGHPLREARLAKEWGVSRTPVREAVRQAAALGLVELRPNRAPLVRLLTARDAMNLYSFREVLEVIALEQAFEAIPADKVDVLCKRVESLERSLEKKTRRRSAHNVDAELHQLWIGHCSNRWLQQAIDQLWTFIEILQQIVARDETALRNSIEEHQAILAALRRKDLPTTRKALRHHIRSSAKYLRRRLAALHGSDAGT
- a CDS encoding helix-turn-helix transcriptional regulator, which translates into the protein MLAWSPILIQQIEIHALGFVLRKLQLNRHRAAEVARHTHPYSQLILYLAGEGVQHIREQRISARGGDLFIIPPRVRHGFSTIGQSRPLCLVLDYQTPKKRLRAVHRRLPQHTLSELHSLLAQVPTKGRPALSDYPAIIAVIARLLEPAKAEPAPQIAPRSLFDRVKARLRESVRLSDVARESGYARDALSRRLKRDHGLGLRGVRDLVRLEAAQAALRAKIPVSDAASQAGFDDPNYFARWFRRKTGMTPSRWKRQSQKPLVRFTSA
- a CDS encoding arylsulfatase: MKSIPPFRRWFAGALSFWGCGISALFSAPAPAVAEPSIVVILIDDAGFSDPSAFGGAARTPGFDRLAAEGLRYNNFHVAAICTATRAALLTGLNPHHAGFGTLTDRAGKGPGYDCRWKSNVPSIADVLHRNGYATAAIGKWHNTPWEEMSPSGPFDRWPTRLGFDYFYGFMQPGATSLWEPHSLYRNTTPVEPTSTTGRRYHLTTDLTNEAIAWVKAQRRTAPARPFFLYFASAAVHFPIHVPAEWIERYRGRFDQGWDRYREEVFQRQKKLGVIPADAGLTPRPSGLPAWDSLTSEQKKINASEMEAYAGFVSHTDHEVNRLIEAVRAGPGGENTLIFYIFGDNGGSPGPPLAGTPAATLRRLDELGEAQLLTGIPTGWAWAVGAPFQWYKSFASHFGALRNPLVVSWPARIKDVGGLRSQFTNVSDVAATIYAAAGVEFPATHNGEKTIPLDGLSFDATFTQADAPSRRKTQYFEMWGNRSIYHDGWVAAARHRGGKPFKADPWELYHVAADFSQARDLAAMHPEKLADLRALFDAEAAANNVLPLRALDMHTHLTGTGYASTPGTEIVRFPAGSPRLLGIAAPNFLRTHRITADVTITDQLTSGILVSWGCRWSGFVLYAQEGRLFYESHEYGGGRTIITSQELLPKGRCTVGFEFVEQERSPGSPGIRSAGRGTLLVDGRGVGSGSVALSLNSAFWGAFGVGRGFGSPVSDAYALPFAFSGTLHEVTIRLP